A window from Zingiber officinale cultivar Zhangliang chromosome 7A, Zo_v1.1, whole genome shotgun sequence encodes these proteins:
- the LOC122000099 gene encoding UDP-glycosyltransferase 73C2-like, with protein MTKQVAEMEAGGQRKLHFVLVPLFAQGHMIPMIDLARLLATRGALVTVVTSPHNSARFKALIDRVNDFGLLIRLAELRFPCAEVGLPEGTENVDLLEFGEQSEKFFVAMSMLSEQLVGYLRQQRLRPTCLVSDSCTPWTMEVARELELPRFVFHGPSCFYLLCSRNVHESASSGDVPSDFFQPFFVPGLPHKIEVVRIQALGFFDFPGWEKLHGQVLEAEATAEGIIINTFREMESPFLDLYQRALGKPIWPIGPVSLTNKETNDTIVRGHKTAAEEAERILNWLDAKDTASVIYVSFGTVSLISSSHIFEVGHGLEASNRPFIWVVKQRDLSPEVEQWLDEEGFEERTRSRGLILKGWVPQLMILSHPAVGAFLTHCGWNSTLEAVSQGVPLITWPHLADQFLNEKLVVEVLRIGVALKPQTKTFMVSRESEGLITREDVERAVEMVMGAGEEAEERRQRVRKLAMEAKNAMEPGGASHQSLTLMIQRAIDTANN; from the coding sequence ATGACGAAGCAAGTCGCCGAGATGGAGGCCGGTGGCCAGCGGAAGCTTCACTTCGTGCTGGTGCCGCTCTTCGCGCAGGGGCACATGATCCCCATGATCGACCTGGCTCGTCTCCTCGCCACCCGCGGGGCGCTCGTCACCGTCGTCACTTCTCCCCACAACTCCGCTCGCTTCAAGGCTCTCATCGACCGCGTCAACGACTTCGGCCTCCTGATCCGCCTCGCCGAGCTCCGCTTCCCCTGCGCCGAAGTCGGCCTGCCGGAGGGCACCGAGAACGTCGACCTCCTCGAGTTCGGCGAGCAGTCGGAGAAGTTCTTCGTGGCGATGAGCATGCTGAGCGAGCAGCTGGTCGGCTACCTCCGCCAGCAGCGGCTGAGGCCGACCTGCCTTGTCTCCGACTCGTGCACTCCCTGGACGATGGAGGTCGCGCGGGAGCTGGAACTGCCCCGCTTCGTCTTCCACGGGCCCTCCTGCTTCTACCTCTTGTGCAGCCGCAACGTTCACGAATCTGCATCCTCCGGAGACGTTCCCAGCGACTTCTTCCAGCCCTTCTTCGTCCCTGGGTTGCCTCACAAAATAGAGGTGGTGAGGATCCAGGCTCTGGGATTCTTCGACTTCCCAGGCTGGGAGAAGCTTCATGGCCAGGTGCTGGAGGCGGAAGCCACGGCTGAGGGGATAATCATCAACACCTTCCGCGAGATGGAGTCTCCCTTCCTCGATCTTTACCAGAGGGCTCTCGGGAAACCGATTTGGCCTATCGGACCGGTGAGCCTCACCAACAAGGAAACGAATGACACAATCGTGCGCGGCCACAAGACGGCTGCCGAAGAGGCGGAGCGGATTTTGAATTGGCTCGACGCCAAAGACACGGCGTCCGTTATCTACGTCAGCTTCGGTACCGTCAGTTTGATTAGTTCCTCGCACATCTTCGAGGTAGGGCATGGATTGGAGGCATCCAACCGGCCATTCATCTGGGTGGTGAAGCAGAGGGACTTATCGCCGGAGGTGGAGCAGTGGCTGGACGAGGAGGGGTTCGAGGAGCGGACAAGGTCCCGAGGGCTGATACTGAAGGGATGGGTGCCGCAGCTGATGATCCTGTCGCACCCCGCCGTGGGGGCGTTCCTGACGCACTGCGGCTGGAACTCGACGCTGGAGGCGGTGTCTCAGGGAGTGCCCCTGATCACGTGGCCGCATCTGGCGGACCAGTTTCTCAACGAGAAGTTGGTGGTGGAGGTTCTGCGGATTGGCGTGGCGCTGAAGCCCCAAACCAAGACGTTCATGGTGTCGAGAGAGAGCGAGGGGTTAATAACCCGCGAGGACGTGGAGCGGGCGGTGGAGATGGTAATGGGAGCGGGCGAGGAGGCTGAGGAGAGAAGGCAGAGGGTTAGAAAATTGGCGATGGAGGCGAAGAATGCGATGGAACCAGGTGGGGCGTCTCATCAGAGCTTGACCCTCATGATCCAACGTGCTATAGATACTGCAAACAATTAA